The Magnolia sinica isolate HGM2019 chromosome 9, MsV1, whole genome shotgun sequence genome contains a region encoding:
- the LOC131255712 gene encoding tRNA (guanine(9)-N1)-methyltransferase, translated as MIVPHRSGAPQNQRHGSLEDGPHLYKNGRVSTLLQFGCITNLKFPSLENSPRLAAAPAADGSSKKSKTLAKSQMTQTAENDQIAPTNDSNDPGPHPPQLSKNAQKKLLKLQRWEAKKAEKKALEKEKKQKEAERKRSEWEEKLASVSEEEKTKLIESRREMRKERMEKRSEEKEKKMERLRWAKEAGQKIVVDLEFADLMSSNEIHSLVQQIMYCYAVNGRCTSPSHLWLTGCRGEIETQLQRLPGFDKWIIEKESQSYIEVLKDQKENLVYLTADAETVLDVLDPKKIYVVGGLVDRNRWKGITLKKAKEQGIQSAKLPIANYLKMSSSQVLTVNQVIEILLKFVETRDWKTSFFQVIPQRKRGGCEEAGEDNEEEDGEKKRKCIEEEPSDDG; from the exons ATGATCGTACCCCATCGAAGCGGGGCCCCTCAAAACCAACGGCATGGATCACTGGAAGAcggaccccacttgtacaaaaacGGACGCGTAAGCACACTCCTCCAGTTCGGTTGCATCACGAACTTAAAATTTCCGAGCTTAGAAAACTCCCCTCGATTGGCAGCAGCGCCAGCGGCGGACGGGAGCTCTAAGAAGTCAAAAACCCTAGCAAAATCGCAAATGACCCAGACCGCTgaaaatgaccaaattgcccCTACAAACGACAGCAACGATCCCGGCCCTCATCCTCCTCAGCTCTCAAAGAACGCTCAAAAGAAACTCCTGAAGCTGCAGAGATGGGAAGCGAAGAAGGCGGAGAAGAAGGCattggagaaggagaagaagcagAAGGAGGCGGAGAGGAAGCGGTCGGAATGGGAGGAAAAGCTGGCGAGCGTGTCGGAGGAGGAGAAGACAAAGCTGATAGAGTCGAGGAGGGAGATGAGGAAGGAGCGGATGGAGAAGAGGTcggaagagaaggagaagaagatggagaggttGAGGTGGGCCAAGGAGGCGGGGCAGAAGATCGTCGTTGATCTCGAATTCGCTGATTTGATGAGTAGTAACGAGATTCACAGCCTCGTCCAGCAg ATTATGTATTGTTATGCAGTGAATGGAAGATGTACTTCACCGAGCCATCTCTGGTTGACAGGATGCAGGGGAGAGATCGAGACCCAACTACAAAGGCTCCCAGGATTTGATAAATGGATTATTGAGAAAGAGAGTCAGTCGTATATTGAAGTCTTGAAAGATCAAAAAGAAAATCTTGTGTATCTTACTGCAGATGCAGAAACTGTACTGGATGTACTTGATCCAAAGAAAATATATGTTGTTGGTGGCTTGGTGGACCGGAACCGATGGAAGGGGATAACCTTGAAGAAAGCAAAAGAGCAGGGGATCCAATCTGCGAAGCTGCCAATTGCAAACTACTTAAAGATGTCAAGTTCACAG GTTCTTACTGTGAACCAAGTGATTGAGATTCTGCTCAAATTCGTGGAAACAAGGGACTGGAAGACCTCATTCTTTCAAGTGATTCCTCAAAGAAAAAGAGGTGGATGTGAAGAAGCTGGagaagataatgaagaagaagatggtgagaagaaaaggaaatgtaTTGAAGAGGAACCTTCAGATGACGGATAG